Proteins from a genomic interval of Kozakia baliensis:
- a CDS encoding chloride channel protein, whose protein sequence is MSLYWIGAVLVGLTAVLFARFGDQCAELRTRFVTWHPWAMLVLAPAGFAFITWMTRTLFKGSQGSGIPQTIATLHMGNYTVVDRILTLRIAAGKIILTCLGLVCGASIGREGPSVQIGASIMHGFSRLLGQSNIASKRSMILAGGAAGMAAAFNTPLAGIVFAIEELSHSFEQKASGRTLTIVVISGVTAITLMGNYTYFGHADVNIPVGTAWIAVLVCGIVGGLAGGSFAALVIRASRGLPGSVGRLAKQRPIMFSALCGLLTAVIGLISKGNTYGTGYVQAQAIFAGTDHYPASFFILKYLSMLVSYCSGIPGGMFAPSLAIGAGIGGWIEQFLPHTTPGAVVLLGTVAYFCGVAQSPLTATIIVMEICDNQQVTLALLATAFLAFGVSRIVCPQPLYTVLADRFLETMDKPAARPEPMPAKQEAASEEKLPI, encoded by the coding sequence ATGAGTCTTTACTGGATCGGCGCTGTCCTTGTGGGTCTGACAGCCGTTTTATTCGCTAGATTTGGTGATCAGTGCGCGGAGCTCCGGACGCGCTTCGTGACGTGGCATCCCTGGGCCATGCTTGTTCTCGCGCCCGCGGGCTTTGCCTTTATTACCTGGATGACACGAACGCTTTTCAAAGGATCGCAGGGGTCAGGAATTCCCCAGACGATCGCTACCCTCCACATGGGAAACTATACCGTTGTTGACCGTATTCTCACGCTGCGGATTGCCGCCGGGAAAATCATTCTGACCTGCCTTGGCCTTGTCTGCGGTGCCTCCATCGGACGTGAAGGTCCCAGCGTGCAGATCGGAGCGTCGATCATGCATGGCTTTTCACGACTGCTTGGGCAATCCAATATCGCATCCAAGCGCAGCATGATTCTGGCGGGAGGCGCTGCTGGAATGGCAGCGGCTTTCAACACGCCGCTGGCTGGCATTGTCTTTGCTATTGAGGAGCTTTCTCACTCTTTCGAGCAGAAAGCCTCAGGCCGGACATTGACGATCGTTGTGATCTCAGGTGTCACCGCTATTACCCTCATGGGAAATTATACCTATTTTGGTCATGCCGACGTCAATATCCCTGTTGGGACAGCGTGGATTGCCGTTCTCGTCTGCGGCATTGTCGGGGGGCTGGCTGGGGGAAGCTTTGCCGCACTCGTCATCAGGGCTTCCAGAGGCTTACCTGGCTCTGTTGGCCGACTGGCCAAACAGCGTCCGATCATGTTCTCAGCATTGTGCGGCCTTCTGACCGCCGTGATCGGACTGATCTCCAAAGGGAATACTTACGGGACGGGCTATGTGCAGGCTCAGGCAATTTTTGCAGGGACCGACCACTACCCGGCTTCGTTCTTTATCCTGAAGTATCTCTCAATGCTGGTCTCGTACTGCTCGGGAATTCCAGGTGGAATGTTTGCACCCTCTCTTGCAATCGGAGCGGGCATCGGCGGATGGATCGAACAGTTTCTTCCGCATACGACCCCCGGTGCAGTCGTGCTGTTGGGGACAGTTGCCTATTTCTGTGGTGTTGCTCAATCGCCGTTAACCGCAACGATCATCGTCATGGAAATCTGCGATAACCAGCAGGTAACGCTTGCACTTTTGGCCACAGCGTTTCTGGCGTTTGGTGTTTCCCGGATTGTCTGCCCTCAACCTCTTTATACCGTCTTGGCCGACAGATTTCTGGAAACGATGGACAAACCCGCCGCACGACCAGAGCCCATGCCTGCGAAACAGGAAGCTGCCTCTGAGGAGAAGTTACCGATCTAA
- a CDS encoding efflux RND transporter periplasmic adaptor subunit, with protein sequence MKKSIFVSVLLGMSSLCFPGVGMAEKTVQISPDAFKAENIVISTAIAGRLSDHMDVPAYVALDERHVARIHPVGNGRVQEVFVTPGEKVQKGAPLFKYENFSLADQEQRTNEAQAAYQQALAQESNATDIYKRGHALEGGVVSSGEVERRFSSFKAARELVRQRQAELTTERQRLARYSTQLEKGEGLVSTVTSPISGIIRTISVTQGESVSNTALPAVEIDDLSQVWVISQVDPQKAGLLAAGGQQLTYISANQTPISSNITLIEASIEPGTRHVLVRSLVTNPDMILRPDMLVKTRLMTRNRVSGVLVPEAAIQTLNGENCVFVQKSDHEFVPRNVTVATTLEGKALVTEGLKAGQKVVSQGSFVLKSQYLLAPTPDHSEARD encoded by the coding sequence TTGAAAAAATCCATCTTTGTGTCTGTCCTGTTGGGCATGAGTTCTTTGTGCTTTCCTGGCGTAGGCATGGCTGAAAAGACCGTTCAGATTTCGCCGGATGCTTTTAAAGCGGAAAATATTGTGATCTCTACGGCGATAGCCGGAAGGCTGTCTGATCATATGGATGTTCCGGCCTATGTCGCACTTGATGAGCGCCATGTCGCCCGTATCCACCCAGTCGGAAACGGCCGTGTTCAGGAAGTCTTTGTAACGCCAGGAGAGAAAGTCCAGAAAGGCGCGCCCCTTTTCAAATATGAAAATTTCAGCCTGGCAGATCAGGAACAGAGAACTAACGAGGCACAGGCGGCTTATCAGCAGGCCCTGGCGCAAGAAAGTAACGCAACGGATATTTATAAACGTGGGCATGCTTTAGAGGGGGGCGTTGTCTCCTCCGGCGAAGTAGAGCGACGCTTCTCATCGTTCAAAGCAGCACGTGAATTGGTTCGTCAGAGACAGGCAGAGTTAACTACGGAACGGCAACGTCTCGCACGGTATTCGACACAATTGGAAAAAGGAGAAGGTCTGGTTTCTACCGTGACCTCTCCAATCAGCGGTATTATCCGTACGATTTCAGTAACTCAGGGAGAGAGTGTTTCGAATACAGCCTTACCAGCTGTTGAAATTGACGACCTCTCGCAGGTTTGGGTCATCTCGCAGGTTGATCCACAGAAAGCTGGACTGTTGGCTGCTGGGGGGCAGCAGTTAACATACATCTCTGCAAATCAGACTCCTATTTCTTCAAATATTACTCTTATCGAGGCCAGTATTGAGCCTGGAACCAGACATGTTCTGGTGCGTAGCCTCGTAACAAATCCTGATATGATTTTGCGTCCTGATATGCTTGTAAAAACTCGTTTGATGACAAGAAATCGTGTCTCCGGCGTTCTTGTTCCAGAAGCCGCCATTCAGACATTGAATGGAGAAAATTGTGTCTTTGTTCAAAAATCAGATCATGAATTTGTTCCGAGGAATGTGACTGTCGCGACTACTCTTGAGGGAAAAGCTTTGGTGACAGAGGGTCTCAAGGCTGGGCAGAAAGTTGTCTCACAAGGAAGCTTTGTCCTGAAGTCGCAATATCTTCTGGCGCCGACGCCTGATCATTCCGAAGCACGGGACTAG
- a CDS encoding IS6 family transposase, with the protein MSAGSVSYKRHRFPSELIAHAVWLYFRFPLSFRLIEEMLLKRGIVVSYETVRRWSLKFGVAFARSLRRKAARPGDIWHLDEVRVVIHGRPHWLWRAVDQDGYVLDEILQTRRNTKAARRLLTRLLKKQGIRPARLVTDKLGSYGAARRKLRLTVRHLSHKGLNNRAENSHLPLRKRERVMQKFRSPGGCQRFVFVFSAVRNLFVPPHSIDNALSRHIHRIRAFVQWNNATALTA; encoded by the coding sequence ATGAGTGCTGGATCTGTGAGCTACAAACGACATCGTTTTCCGAGTGAGCTGATCGCGCATGCGGTATGGCTGTATTTCCGGTTTCCCCTGAGCTTTCGTCTGATTGAGGAGATGCTGCTCAAACGCGGGATTGTCGTGTCGTATGAGACGGTCCGCCGGTGGAGCCTAAAGTTTGGAGTGGCCTTTGCCCGCTCGCTGCGCCGTAAGGCCGCCAGACCCGGGGATATCTGGCATCTCGACGAGGTCCGGGTCGTGATCCATGGCCGGCCACACTGGCTGTGGCGCGCCGTCGATCAGGACGGTTACGTTCTCGACGAAATCCTGCAGACCCGAAGGAACACCAAAGCCGCAAGGCGACTGCTGACGCGGCTGCTGAAAAAGCAAGGTATCCGGCCCGCGCGCTTGGTCACCGACAAGCTGGGCTCTTACGGGGCGGCCAGACGTAAACTGAGGCTCACGGTCCGGCATCTATCCCACAAGGGCCTGAACAACAGGGCGGAGAACAGCCATCTGCCACTGCGAAAACGCGAACGGGTCATGCAGAAATTCCGCTCACCTGGGGGATGCCAGCGCTTCGTCTTCGTTTTCTCCGCCGTCCGCAACCTCTTCGTCCCGCCCCACTCCATCGACAATGCCCTCTCCCGGCACATCCATCGGATCAGGGCTTTCGTCCAGTGGAACAACGCTACCGCGCTTACCGCCTGA
- a CDS encoding AbrB/MazE/SpoVT family DNA-binding domain-containing protein, translating into MHGTVRKWGNSAAIRLSANILEAAHLQVNQAVDVREEGGCIIIQPVRPAILSLETLTAAITDDNRHCEVSFGSEVGGEVW; encoded by the coding sequence ATGCACGGGACTGTTCGAAAATGGGGAAACAGCGCTGCCATCCGCTTGTCGGCAAATATCCTCGAAGCGGCTCATCTGCAGGTCAATCAGGCTGTTGATGTCCGGGAAGAAGGTGGATGTATCATCATTCAGCCGGTTCGGCCTGCTATCCTCTCTCTGGAAACTCTGACTGCCGCAATCACAGATGATAACCGTCATTGCGAAGTGAGCTTTGGATCCGAAGTAGGTGGAGAGGTCTGGTAA
- a CDS encoding cation:proton antiporter → MDTISLLALLLTLSAGFSILNHHTLRIPVTIGVLILSLLTSLVFMILNLLLPAYDLQAFLRSMLGAINLPAALLNGGLSLLLFAGAMQVNVGHLRAKLMSVTALSILGTILAVAFLAVAAWSVFPLLGHAIPFTWCIVLGAILAPTDPVSVVGMLKRLGLPGPLQAIFAGESLFNDGVGVVIFGVTIGLATGGSHEVTASEIALSFCREAIGGGLLGALTGWIALRVLKGQRDPHIDLLTSLALATGTFSIANQFGMSGAIAVVVAGLCFGTNYSHSIFDEASRKDLDVAWTLIDEVLNVLLFMLIGFEILEIKPHVFAVLATLAIIPLSIAVRALSVLFSTLPTHLRQWEQGRVLGILTWGGLRGGISVSLALGLPAGGLRELLLPVCYGVVVFTIIVQGLTMEWVVRRLFPSTLLSSLDR, encoded by the coding sequence ATGGATACCATCAGCCTTCTTGCTCTGCTTCTGACCCTTTCGGCAGGCTTCAGCATTCTCAACCATCACACACTGCGTATTCCTGTCACGATTGGTGTTCTGATTCTCTCGTTGCTGACGTCGCTTGTGTTCATGATCCTGAACCTGTTGCTTCCGGCCTACGACCTTCAGGCTTTTCTACGATCGATGCTTGGAGCCATCAATCTCCCTGCGGCACTTCTGAATGGCGGGTTGTCGCTTCTCCTGTTTGCCGGTGCCATGCAGGTCAATGTCGGACATCTGAGGGCAAAGCTGATGTCTGTGACAGCCCTCTCCATTCTGGGAACCATTCTGGCCGTCGCGTTTCTTGCGGTCGCCGCGTGGTCCGTTTTTCCGCTACTGGGACACGCGATTCCCTTTACATGGTGCATTGTGCTCGGTGCCATTCTCGCACCTACGGACCCGGTTTCAGTCGTGGGAATGCTAAAGCGTCTGGGGCTGCCGGGACCGCTTCAGGCTATTTTTGCAGGGGAAAGCCTGTTCAACGATGGCGTGGGTGTTGTCATTTTCGGTGTCACGATCGGGCTGGCAACCGGAGGAAGTCACGAAGTGACCGCCTCCGAGATTGCGCTGAGTTTCTGCCGGGAGGCAATCGGTGGTGGTCTGTTGGGCGCATTGACCGGGTGGATTGCTTTGCGGGTGCTCAAGGGACAGCGGGATCCGCATATCGACCTGCTAACATCGCTGGCCCTGGCCACTGGAACCTTCAGCATCGCCAATCAGTTTGGAATGTCCGGAGCTATTGCCGTCGTGGTGGCAGGACTGTGCTTTGGAACAAACTATAGCCATTCCATTTTCGACGAAGCGTCCCGCAAGGACCTTGACGTTGCGTGGACCCTCATTGACGAGGTGCTGAACGTCCTGCTGTTCATGCTGATCGGCTTTGAAATCCTTGAGATTAAGCCGCATGTGTTTGCAGTTTTGGCAACGCTTGCCATCATCCCGCTGTCCATTGCTGTGCGCGCCTTGAGCGTGCTCTTTTCAACGCTCCCAACCCACCTCAGGCAATGGGAACAGGGCCGCGTCCTGGGTATCCTGACATGGGGTGGTCTCCGTGGAGGCATCTCGGTCTCTCTGGCGCTTGGACTGCCAGCCGGAGGCTTACGCGAGTTGCTGTTGCCAGTTTGTTACGGCGTAGTGGTATTCACGATCATCGTACAAGGGCTCACGATGGAATGGGTTGTCCGAAGACTGTTCCCCTCCACCCTACTCTCAAGCTTAGATCGGTAA
- the mazF gene encoding endoribonuclease MazF translates to MSVWVPDCGDIVWLEFDPQAGREQAGRRPAVVLSPASYNKKSGMIICCPTTTKIKGYPFEVSLTGEPTSVVLSDQVRSLDWRARRARHKGQVSESELEAVRARVRLLVG, encoded by the coding sequence ATGTCAGTATGGGTGCCAGATTGCGGAGACATTGTCTGGCTGGAGTTTGATCCTCAGGCAGGACGGGAACAGGCTGGACGTCGCCCCGCTGTCGTACTGTCCCCCGCCAGCTACAATAAAAAATCTGGAATGATTATTTGCTGCCCGACAACGACAAAAATCAAAGGATATCCTTTTGAAGTGTCTCTAACGGGAGAACCGACAAGTGTCGTTCTCTCGGATCAGGTTCGTAGCCTTGATTGGCGAGCCAGACGAGCGAGGCATAAAGGTCAGGTTTCTGAAAGCGAACTTGAAGCGGTGCGCGCACGGGTGAGGTTACTTGTTGGGTAA
- a CDS encoding TolC family protein — protein MPLSIYYLSFSLLLLSGLSQAGAETLHDAIHLAWQADPRLSSFHADAFAARKEAKAARAWFPDSPTITGEYLDDHFIGSKVGYTTYQGGINFPLWLPGQSRAIANEALGNQEVADANTQVEKLVTAVRIVTLTSEATLQQETIRNLRHADSLLGNIAHVTEVAYQNGELSGSDNEAIVAEKETLEGRISDAVQSLDGIKADLEALTGHEDIPDLLSLSGHILDGRNMALNVERDPRVRLAEAIRSVSKSSYEVARHSKIPNPRLGVMVSRQEQYQSPWDTQVGVQIQIPLPSAARNTPMEMKAVRAMAAADRDAILARRKVQTEYRQVHTRFRSSLTILQHSEATNVALQKRANDLENAWKVGEVPVIEYLRARRSALEAQQRASQANVVWHTAMIRMMLLTGETP, from the coding sequence ATGCCTCTGTCGATATATTATCTGAGCTTTTCTCTCCTTTTACTAAGTGGTCTTTCGCAGGCTGGAGCAGAAACACTTCATGATGCCATTCACTTGGCCTGGCAAGCAGATCCGAGGCTGTCGTCTTTTCATGCGGATGCTTTTGCAGCCAGGAAAGAGGCCAAAGCGGCACGTGCCTGGTTTCCTGACAGCCCCACTATTACAGGCGAGTATCTTGACGATCATTTTATCGGTAGCAAAGTCGGTTATACAACGTACCAAGGTGGTATAAATTTTCCTTTGTGGCTGCCAGGACAAAGCCGCGCGATTGCCAATGAAGCACTTGGAAATCAGGAAGTTGCCGACGCCAACACTCAGGTCGAAAAACTGGTAACGGCTGTCCGTATCGTTACGCTGACCAGCGAGGCGACACTTCAGCAGGAAACCATTCGAAATTTACGTCATGCCGATTCCCTGCTGGGAAATATCGCTCACGTCACTGAAGTTGCCTATCAGAATGGTGAACTGTCCGGCTCTGATAACGAGGCGATTGTCGCAGAGAAAGAAACCCTTGAAGGCAGGATTTCAGATGCAGTTCAATCTTTGGACGGTATCAAAGCTGATCTTGAAGCTCTGACCGGACACGAAGATATTCCTGATCTTCTGTCTCTTTCAGGACATATCCTGGATGGGCGTAACATGGCTCTGAACGTTGAACGAGATCCGAGAGTCAGGCTGGCAGAGGCCATAAGAAGTGTCTCAAAATCGTCCTACGAAGTTGCGCGTCATTCCAAAATCCCCAATCCGCGCTTGGGTGTCATGGTCAGCCGGCAGGAACAGTATCAAAGTCCGTGGGATACGCAGGTAGGGGTTCAGATCCAAATCCCTCTACCAAGTGCAGCCCGAAATACTCCCATGGAAATGAAAGCGGTCAGGGCTATGGCGGCGGCAGACCGGGATGCCATTCTGGCGCGCAGAAAAGTCCAGACCGAATATCGGCAGGTTCACACCCGCTTTCGTTCGTCGCTGACAATTCTGCAACACAGCGAAGCGACCAATGTCGCGTTACAGAAGCGCGCAAACGACCTTGAAAATGCCTGGAAGGTCGGAGAGGTGCCGGTCATAGAATATCTCCGTGCGCGCCGCAGCGCTCTGGAAGCGCAGCAACGAGCCTCTCAGGCGAATGTCGTCTGGCACACTGCCATGATCAGAATGATGCTCCTGACAGGAGAGACCCCTTGA
- a CDS encoding YoaK family protein: MSPPLMPIAVSARRVFILGLVAGYVDALSFVDLGGVFAGAMTGNTTHMGASFVQGNLAHGFLLVGALAIFFISAVLTSLARLLWLPAYGVMFMTILMVLAQVAHSSPYRYWGEFLILPALLAVQGETIAKFSGTSMPTIVITTNLLKAASGVATWVAAKLAPSRVGTPLSGSILLPGLSFLSFFMGALMAALGLAVHGSFPFLWPLPFLGFLYWDVWKSEHDGRYED, translated from the coding sequence ATGTCACCTCCCCTCATGCCCATTGCTGTCTCTGCCCGCCGCGTCTTCATCCTGGGTCTTGTTGCAGGATATGTAGATGCTCTGAGCTTCGTGGACTTGGGAGGTGTCTTTGCAGGTGCGATGACTGGAAACACTACGCATATGGGCGCTTCATTCGTGCAGGGAAATTTGGCCCATGGTTTCCTGCTTGTTGGTGCGCTGGCGATTTTCTTTATCAGTGCGGTCCTGACCAGCCTCGCGCGCCTTCTCTGGCTTCCGGCTTACGGCGTTATGTTCATGACGATCCTGATGGTGCTGGCACAGGTGGCTCATTCATCTCCATACCGATACTGGGGTGAGTTTCTGATTCTTCCAGCTCTGCTGGCTGTACAGGGAGAAACCATTGCGAAATTTTCCGGCACATCAATGCCGACGATTGTCATCACAACCAATCTCCTGAAAGCCGCATCTGGCGTTGCAACCTGGGTGGCTGCAAAGCTGGCACCGTCCCGCGTGGGGACTCCGCTCTCCGGAAGTATTCTTCTGCCGGGGCTGTCTTTCCTGTCTTTTTTCATGGGGGCACTGATGGCAGCACTCGGGCTGGCAGTGCACGGCAGCTTTCCGTTTCTCTGGCCCTTGCCGTTTCTGGGCTTTCTTTACTGGGACGTCTGGAAATCAGAGCATGATGGACGTTACGAGGACTGA
- a CDS encoding helix-turn-helix domain-containing protein translates to MPNDFAQQVKAFRAAHRLTQAELATRLELSTAAIKSWEHGYRKPSEATRAKFEALFAASETDKKPGLKATPVARASAGRPSKKPAAVKDAPKSAVKTQTKPHAESASAPSGLEPAVSPVLAPTTSDEKASPRADILPARAEEMITIADSFLAWFRSKNIEPSASELIDLTKAAIASSR, encoded by the coding sequence ATGCCCAACGATTTCGCGCAACAAGTCAAAGCGTTCCGCGCCGCTCATCGTCTCACCCAGGCGGAATTGGCGACACGTTTGGAACTCTCCACGGCCGCCATCAAGAGCTGGGAACATGGCTACAGAAAGCCCAGCGAAGCGACACGAGCCAAATTTGAGGCTCTGTTCGCGGCCTCTGAGACCGACAAGAAGCCGGGCCTCAAGGCGACACCAGTCGCCCGTGCCTCGGCAGGTCGTCCGAGCAAGAAACCGGCCGCCGTCAAAGACGCTCCGAAGAGTGCCGTGAAGACTCAAACGAAGCCGCATGCTGAAAGCGCATCGGCGCCGTCAGGCCTCGAACCCGCCGTCTCCCCCGTGCTGGCCCCGACGACCTCAGACGAGAAGGCATCGCCCCGCGCCGACATTTTACCCGCTCGCGCTGAGGAGATGATCACGATTGCGGACAGCTTTCTGGCCTGGTTTCGGAGCAAAAATATCGAACCGTCGGCTTCGGAGCTGATCGACTTGACGAAAGCCGCGATCGCCTCATCCCGCTAA
- a CDS encoding cytochrome b, producing the protein MSFFGLLIPSPFARFPAETVTWFQTLHYWNAWLIMGLATGHGAAALFHQFVLKDKVLGRMLPRGSSLSQ; encoded by the coding sequence ATGAGTTTTTTCGGCCTCCTGATTCCATCCCCGTTCGCGCGGTTCCCGGCGGAAACCGTGACGTGGTTTCAGACGCTACATTACTGGAACGCCTGGTTGATTATGGGTCTTGCGACAGGCCATGGCGCGGCGGCGCTTTTTCATCAGTTTGTCCTGAAAGACAAAGTGCTTGGACGCATGCTGCCGCGGGGTTCCTCACTCAGTCAGTGA